Proteins co-encoded in one Pseudoliparis swirei isolate HS2019 ecotype Mariana Trench chromosome 7, NWPU_hadal_v1, whole genome shotgun sequence genomic window:
- the ercc6l2 gene encoding DNA excision repair protein ERCC-6-like 2 isoform X3, protein MASPSAVEKATWREGDTCLAPDPRDGSLRESTIKRLTSTSHDNGTTAWVVFTDHNKDEEEEEEAVPVLKLMRPGVNHFTQEKPLFPSSVTDTSRCVPFVLSDVDGDRVPYTINRYLRDYQREGIRFIYNNYICSRGCILGDDMGLGKTVQVIGFLAAVMHKTGTWEDIENNRPQFLQSQMPSKQSKPNKVFLIVAPLSVLYNWKDELDTWGHFQCVVVHGLKKEEELARIKKGRIEIALTTYETLRLCMDQFNNIDWSAVVVDEAHKIKNPNSQITRAMKDLKCEIRVGLTGTILQNNLEELWCVMDWAIPGCLGNLGNFKNTFSDPIEQGQRHSATKRVLATGRKTARALVKKISCSFLRRTKALIREQLPKKDDRVVYCSLTDFQETVYRTVLDTEDVTLMLRSSEKCDCQSGRTRGRCCYKTNAAGVQMKGLYFSYLAILRKVANHTALLQSTAGSSKNQEKYVGAICEKVFQKFPDFLQRRKDEAFEALSDPMYSGKMKVLQKLLTFYLQRRDKVLIFSLSTKLLDVLESYCMAEGLDYSRLDGATKAKDRVQIVKEFNSSGHINLCLVSTMAGGLGLNFVGANVVVLFDPTWNPANDLQAIDRAYRIGQCRDVTVLRLISLGTVEEVIYLRQVYKQQLQCSVMDKESSRRYFEAVQGRGVHKGELFGINNLFRLQTKGTCLTRKILEREGRVEAGVMTSRTHTGEEKEAETEAVGVFSKMPH, encoded by the exons ATGGCTTCGCCTTCTGCAGTTGAAAAAG CAACATGGCGTGAAGGGGACACGTGTCTGGCTCCTGACCCGAGAGATGGCTCCCTTCGAGAATCCACCATTAAAAGACTGACTTCCACCTCTCATGATAATGGTACCACAGCGTGGGTGGTATTCACGGACCATaataaagatgaagaagaagaagaggaagctgtACCTGTCTTGAAACTCATGAGACCAGGCGTGAATCACTTCACCCAGGAGAAACCTTTGTTTCCCAGCAGCGTCACAGACACCAGCCGATGTGTCCCCTTCGTGTTGAGTGATGTTGATGGGGACAGAGTCCCCTACACCATCAACAGATACCTGAGGGATTACCAGAGAGAAGGAATCCGGTTCATTTACAACAATTATATCTGTTCCAGAGGTTGTATCCTGGGGGATGACATGGGCCTGGGAAAAACTGTTCAG GTCATTGGTTTCCTTGCCGCTGTAATGCACAAAACAGGCACGTGGGAGGACATCGAGAACAACAGGCCTCAATTTCTGCAGAGTCAGATGCCTTCCAAGCAAAGTAAACCCAACAAA GTGTTCCTCATCGTGGCCCCGCTGTCGGTGCTTTATAACTGGAAAGATGAGCTGGACACATGGGGCCACTTCCAGTGTGTAGTGGTTCATGGgctgaagaaagaggaggagctggctCGCATCAAGAAGGGGCGCATTGAGATCGCTCTCACTACCTATGAAACTCTGCGCCTTTGTATGGATCAGTTTAATAA CATCGACTGGTCTGCTGTGGTTGTGGACGAGGCCCACAAGATAAAGAATCCAAACTCTCAGATCACTCGGGCCATGAAGGATCTGAAATGTGAG ATCAGAGTTGGCCTCACCGGCACCATCTTACAGAACAACCTTGAGGAGCTGTGGTGTGTCATGGACTG GGCCATACCTGGTTGTCTTGGCAACTTGGGAAATTTCAAGAACACGTTTTCGGATCCGATTGAGCAAGGGCAGAGGCACAGTGCAACCAAACGTGTCCTAGCGACAGGGAGGAAGACCGCCAGGGCCCTGGTGAAGAAGATCTCCTGCTCGTTCCTCAGAAGGACGAAAGCTCTCATCAGGGAACAACTGCCGAAAAAAGACGACAGG GTGGTGTATTGCTCTCTGACAGACTTTCAGGAGACTGTGTATCGGACGGTGCTGGACACTGAAGACGTGACGTTAATGCTGAGGTCTTCAGAGAAATGCGACTGTCAAAGCGGACGCACCCGCGGCAGATGCTGCTATAAA ACAAATGCGGCAGGTGTGCAAATGAAGGGGCTGTACTTCAGTTATTTGGCCATATTGAGGAAGGTTGCCAACCACACAGCACTGCTTCAGTCCACGGCAGGCTCCAGCAAGAACCAG GAGAAGTACGTGGGGGCCATCTGTGAGAAGGTTTTCCAGAAGTTTCCGGACTTTTTGCAGAGACGCAAAGACGAAGCATTTGAAGCTTTGTCGGACCCGATGTACAGTGGAAAGATGAAG GTTTTGCAGAAGCTGCTGACATTTTACCTGCAAAGAAGAGATAAAGTgcttattttttctctctcaaccAAG CTGTTGGATGTGCTGGAGAGCTACTGCATGGCAGAGGGGCTGGACTACAGCAGGTTGGACGGAGCCACCAAAGCCAAAGACAGAGTCCAGATTGTCAAAGAGTTCAACAGCTCCGGTCACATCAACCTCTGCCTGGTTTCCACCAT GGCGGGTGGTCTCGGTCTTAACTTCGTCGGGGCCAATGTGGTCGTGCTCTTCGACCCCACGTGGAACCCGGCCAATGACCTTCAAGCGATCGACAG GGCGTATCGTATTGGCCAGTGCAGGGACGTGACTGTTCTCAGGCTGATCTCATTGGGGACTGTGGAGGAGGTCATCTACCTCAGACAAGTGTACAAACAG CAATTGCAATGTTCCGTTATGGACAAGGAGAGTTCGCGGCGGTACTTTGAGGCGGTGCAGGGCCGCGGTGTCCACAAGGGGGAGCTGTTTGGGATCAACAACCTCTTCCGGCTGCAGACCAAAGGGACATGCCTGACCCGCAAGATACTGGAG CGAGAAGGACGAGTGGAGGCCGGCGTGATGACCAGCCGCACGCACACGGGCgaagagaaggaggcggagACGGAGGCAGTTGGC GTTTTTTCCAAAATGCCCCATTAA
- the ercc6l2 gene encoding DNA excision repair protein ERCC-6-like 2 isoform X1 encodes MASPSAVEKATWREGDTCLAPDPRDGSLRESTIKRLTSTSHDNGTTAWVVFTDHNKDEEEEEEAVPVLKLMRPGVNHFTQEKPLFPSSVTDTSRCVPFVLSDVDGDRVPYTINRYLRDYQREGIRFIYNNYICSRGCILGDDMGLGKTVQVIGFLAAVMHKTGTWEDIENNRPQFLQSQMPSKQSKPNKVFLIVAPLSVLYNWKDELDTWGHFQCVVVHGLKKEEELARIKKGRIEIALTTYETLRLCMDQFNNIDWSAVVVDEAHKIKNPNSQITRAMKDLKCEIRVGLTGTILQNNLEELWCVMDWAIPGCLGNLGNFKNTFSDPIEQGQRHSATKRVLATGRKTARALVKKISCSFLRRTKALIREQLPKKDDRVVYCSLTDFQETVYRTVLDTEDVTLMLRSSEKCDCQSGRTRGRCCYKTNAAGVQMKGLYFSYLAILRKVANHTALLQSTAGSSKNQEKYVGAICEKVFQKFPDFLQRRKDEAFEALSDPMYSGKMKVLQKLLTFYLQRRDKVLIFSLSTKLLDVLESYCMAEGLDYSRLDGATKAKDRVQIVKEFNSSGHINLCLVSTMAGGLGLNFVGANVVVLFDPTWNPANDLQAIDRAYRIGQCRDVTVLRLISLGTVEEVIYLRQVYKQQLQCSVMDKESSRRYFEAVQGRGVHKGELFGINNLFRLQTKGTCLTRKILEREGRVEAGVMTSRTHTGEEKEAETEAVGEPADSLATDGPVPNNEQAEEKTSASKVSRGVLDFSSGSEEDEEEQGLKRKASSPSAMDGNGGGNAVTGPGRMSLLQHGFSRLLERLKGKPELAEGDSSPAVDESPSEEEAEDQKMESTSSGIAKNSKTRNRTACFPKLGPKTWDFSSSSDGEDPDNRDKKGQERFPLLRKSHDVRKTEDRKGRANEKTPVAEESYEKATWNKNKPNKLKTPVPKVSRFEGYSDESDDLAVEAKTWPRRDALNSHGRRGRERPDRNRKRQSAGVRDEARLKYTEDIETFTSSDDEHTPVKKGRATGSRFTSPPTERSRDESAKYSFTNLKNRTSPAGRDGTIDSVLGGVREVAYTHSNQRVVGGSKAEERISRAAARDVFESKMYSQLPANQLIGTQESLSASPPASPPRPPPPVRAQKPSVDHPVAFFSKSVHRTGHATIIIGETPRAICRQQLEEMAEQFKFPSVHQFAVEILRGNSTRRLAWLREFYTSLNLPDLADTVTNNFPQTSSSTVTSPTAFSTTAKSRAHTRTPRKDVPKPKHTEKNPEPKTKPEPSRGVSVPRKKSRHPQNEDPEPQAKHRVPQNDVQKRQKFAKKNLLKPLSDVMSLESETACSARGHKRTERGSVSGSGGLGLDRASSSGLGSGKAAAFHNCTDRRIPSSADLSHGRSATLTKPAAQEGEKDPKTSSRTSEPFQGQRANSQTPPPPQRATSTSGRRSLLTDLIGDTSILDDLLKPKPRGAQRWGTAKSPPAYFTAPSPSRVALDTGSGSAGLTDSHRKHQVVPKGSRKDFWDILIEGNEESINRLTDPAEVQRVCINTNFAARGRSEEEERKSLWKTNDKFLWKK; translated from the exons ATGGCTTCGCCTTCTGCAGTTGAAAAAG CAACATGGCGTGAAGGGGACACGTGTCTGGCTCCTGACCCGAGAGATGGCTCCCTTCGAGAATCCACCATTAAAAGACTGACTTCCACCTCTCATGATAATGGTACCACAGCGTGGGTGGTATTCACGGACCATaataaagatgaagaagaagaagaggaagctgtACCTGTCTTGAAACTCATGAGACCAGGCGTGAATCACTTCACCCAGGAGAAACCTTTGTTTCCCAGCAGCGTCACAGACACCAGCCGATGTGTCCCCTTCGTGTTGAGTGATGTTGATGGGGACAGAGTCCCCTACACCATCAACAGATACCTGAGGGATTACCAGAGAGAAGGAATCCGGTTCATTTACAACAATTATATCTGTTCCAGAGGTTGTATCCTGGGGGATGACATGGGCCTGGGAAAAACTGTTCAG GTCATTGGTTTCCTTGCCGCTGTAATGCACAAAACAGGCACGTGGGAGGACATCGAGAACAACAGGCCTCAATTTCTGCAGAGTCAGATGCCTTCCAAGCAAAGTAAACCCAACAAA GTGTTCCTCATCGTGGCCCCGCTGTCGGTGCTTTATAACTGGAAAGATGAGCTGGACACATGGGGCCACTTCCAGTGTGTAGTGGTTCATGGgctgaagaaagaggaggagctggctCGCATCAAGAAGGGGCGCATTGAGATCGCTCTCACTACCTATGAAACTCTGCGCCTTTGTATGGATCAGTTTAATAA CATCGACTGGTCTGCTGTGGTTGTGGACGAGGCCCACAAGATAAAGAATCCAAACTCTCAGATCACTCGGGCCATGAAGGATCTGAAATGTGAG ATCAGAGTTGGCCTCACCGGCACCATCTTACAGAACAACCTTGAGGAGCTGTGGTGTGTCATGGACTG GGCCATACCTGGTTGTCTTGGCAACTTGGGAAATTTCAAGAACACGTTTTCGGATCCGATTGAGCAAGGGCAGAGGCACAGTGCAACCAAACGTGTCCTAGCGACAGGGAGGAAGACCGCCAGGGCCCTGGTGAAGAAGATCTCCTGCTCGTTCCTCAGAAGGACGAAAGCTCTCATCAGGGAACAACTGCCGAAAAAAGACGACAGG GTGGTGTATTGCTCTCTGACAGACTTTCAGGAGACTGTGTATCGGACGGTGCTGGACACTGAAGACGTGACGTTAATGCTGAGGTCTTCAGAGAAATGCGACTGTCAAAGCGGACGCACCCGCGGCAGATGCTGCTATAAA ACAAATGCGGCAGGTGTGCAAATGAAGGGGCTGTACTTCAGTTATTTGGCCATATTGAGGAAGGTTGCCAACCACACAGCACTGCTTCAGTCCACGGCAGGCTCCAGCAAGAACCAG GAGAAGTACGTGGGGGCCATCTGTGAGAAGGTTTTCCAGAAGTTTCCGGACTTTTTGCAGAGACGCAAAGACGAAGCATTTGAAGCTTTGTCGGACCCGATGTACAGTGGAAAGATGAAG GTTTTGCAGAAGCTGCTGACATTTTACCTGCAAAGAAGAGATAAAGTgcttattttttctctctcaaccAAG CTGTTGGATGTGCTGGAGAGCTACTGCATGGCAGAGGGGCTGGACTACAGCAGGTTGGACGGAGCCACCAAAGCCAAAGACAGAGTCCAGATTGTCAAAGAGTTCAACAGCTCCGGTCACATCAACCTCTGCCTGGTTTCCACCAT GGCGGGTGGTCTCGGTCTTAACTTCGTCGGGGCCAATGTGGTCGTGCTCTTCGACCCCACGTGGAACCCGGCCAATGACCTTCAAGCGATCGACAG GGCGTATCGTATTGGCCAGTGCAGGGACGTGACTGTTCTCAGGCTGATCTCATTGGGGACTGTGGAGGAGGTCATCTACCTCAGACAAGTGTACAAACAG CAATTGCAATGTTCCGTTATGGACAAGGAGAGTTCGCGGCGGTACTTTGAGGCGGTGCAGGGCCGCGGTGTCCACAAGGGGGAGCTGTTTGGGATCAACAACCTCTTCCGGCTGCAGACCAAAGGGACATGCCTGACCCGCAAGATACTGGAG CGAGAAGGACGAGTGGAGGCCGGCGTGATGACCAGCCGCACGCACACGGGCgaagagaaggaggcggagACGGAGGCAGTTGGC GAACCTGCAGACTCTCTGGCTACAGACGGCCCAGTGCCGAATAATGAGCAAGCCGAGGAGAAGACGAGTGCATCGAAGGTCTCCAGAGGGGTGTTGGACTTCAGCAGTGGGagtgaagaggatgaggaagagcagGGTCTGAAGAGGAAGGCGTCAAGCCCCAGTGCAATGGACGGCAACGGGGGTGGGAATGCTGTAACGGGTCCTGGTCGAATGAGTCTCCTCCAGCACGGTTTCTCCAGGCTCCTCGAAAGGCTCAAAGGAAAACCAGAGTTGGCAGAAGGGGACAGTAGTCCGGCTGTCGATGAAAGCCCCTCAGAGGAAGAAGCTGAGGATCAAAAGATGGAGAGTACCTCCTCTGGCATCGCCAAGAACTCCAAAACTAGAAATCGCACAGCCTGTTTCCCTAAATTGGGACCCAAAACGTGGGACTTCTCTAGCAGTTCAGACGGAGAAGACCCGGACAATAGAGATAAGAAGGGACAAGAGAGGTTTCCTCTGTTAAGAAAAAGTCATGATGTAAGAAAGACGGAGGACCGTAAAGGGCGGGCAAATGAGAAAACTCCAGTGGCCGAGGAAAGTTATGAAAAAGCCACATGGAACAAAAATAAACCTAACAAGCTCAAAACTCCAGTTCCAAAAGTGAGCCGCTTTGAGGGCTACTCCGATGAATCTGACGACTTGGCCGTGGAGGCAAAGACGTGGCCCAGGAGGGACGCTTTGAATTCACATGGTCGCCGCGGGAGAGAAAGGCCCGACCGCAACAGAAAGAGGCAAAGCGCTGGCGTTCGAGACGAGGCCAGATTGAAATACACAGAAGACATCGAGACGTTCACGTCTTCAGACGACGAACACACCCCGGTGAAGAAGGGGAGAGCGACGGGAAGTCGCTTCACATCGCCGCCGACGGAAAGATCCCGAGATGAGTCGGCGAAATATTCATTTACAAATCTAAAGAATCGGACGTCCCCCGCGGGAAGGGATGGAACTATCGACAGTGTGCTGG ggggCGTACGCGAGGTGGCGTACACCCACTCTAACCAGCGCGTGGTGGGCGGCAGCAAAGCGGAGGAGAGGATCAGCAGAGCAGCTGCGCGAGACGTGTTTGAGAGCAAGATGTACTCCCAGCTGCCGGCCAATCAGCTTATAGGCACCCAAGAG AGCTTGTCGGCGAGCCCACCAGCCAGTCCGccgcgccccccccctcctgtcagAGCGCAGAAGCCCAGCGTGGACCATCCGGTCGCCTTCTTCAGCAAGAGTGTGCACCGCACCGGACACGCCACCATCATCATCGGAGAGACTCCCCGGGCCATATGCAG gcagcagctggaggaaatgGCAGAGCAGTTCAAATTCCCCTCAGTCCACCAGTTTGCAGTGGAGATTCTGAGAGGAAACTCAACCCGGAGACTGGCCTGGCTACGGGAGTTTTACACTTCACTGAACCTTCCTGACCTGGCCGACACCGTCACAAACAACTTCCCACAGACCTCCTCTTCAACTGTTACCTCCCCGACAGCCTTCAGCACCACCGCAAAGTCTCGCGCGCATACCCGAACCCCACGGAAGGATGTTCCAAAGCCTAAACACACCGAGAAGAATCCCGAACCCAAAACTAAGCCTGAACCCTCGCGCGGTGTTTCCGTGCCACGGAAGAAATCTCGCCACCCACAGAATGAGGATCCCGAACCCCAGGCGAAGCACAGAGTACCACAAAATGATGTTCAGAAACGGCAAAAGTTCGCGAAAAAGAATTTGCTAAAACCTCTAAGTGATGTTATGAGCCTCGAGTCCGAGACGGCCTGCAGTGCCAGAGGACAtaagaggacagagaggggtaGTGTTTCTGGTTCTGGTGGTCTTGGCTTGGATCGGGCCAGCAGCAGTGGTCTGGGGTCTGGGAAGGCCGCAGCTTTCCACAACTGCACAGACAGACGAATCCCTTCTTCTGCGGACCTCAGCCACGGCAGGTCCGCCACATTAACCAAACCCGCAGCACAGGAAGGGGAGAAAGACCCGAAGACGTCCTCCAGGACTAGTGAACCCTTTCAGGGCCAGAGAGCGAATTCTcagacgcctcctcctcctcaacggGCCACGTCCACCTCCGGTCGTCGTTCCCTCCTCACAGATCTGATAGGGGACACGTCGATCCTCGACGATCTGTTAAAACCCAAACCCAGGGGCGCGCAACGATGGGGTACCGCGAAATCGCCCCCCGCGTACTTCACGGCCCCTTCTCCATCCAGAGTCGCTCTCGATACCGGTTCTGGTTCCGCAGGCCTCACAGACTCTCACCGCAAACACCAGGTGGTACCGAAGGGCAGTCGCAAAGACTTCTGGGATATCCTGATCGAGGGTAATGAGGAGAGCATCAACCGGTTGACGGACCCGGCGGAAGTGCAGAGGGTTTGCATCAACACAAACTTTGCAGCTCGGGGTCGGtccgaagaagaggagaggaagagtctCTGGAAGACGAACGACAAGTTCCTGTGGAAGAAGTGA
- the ercc6l2 gene encoding DNA excision repair protein ERCC-6-like 2 isoform X2 has product MDWAIPGCLGNLGNFKNTFSDPIEQGQRHSATKRVLATGRKTARALVKKISCSFLRRTKALIREQLPKKDDRVVYCSLTDFQETVYRTVLDTEDVTLMLRSSEKCDCQSGRTRGRCCYKTNAAGVQMKGLYFSYLAILRKVANHTALLQSTAGSSKNQEKYVGAICEKVFQKFPDFLQRRKDEAFEALSDPMYSGKMKVLQKLLTFYLQRRDKVLIFSLSTKLLDVLESYCMAEGLDYSRLDGATKAKDRVQIVKEFNSSGHINLCLVSTMAGGLGLNFVGANVVVLFDPTWNPANDLQAIDRAYRIGQCRDVTVLRLISLGTVEEVIYLRQVYKQQLQCSVMDKESSRRYFEAVQGRGVHKGELFGINNLFRLQTKGTCLTRKILEREGRVEAGVMTSRTHTGEEKEAETEAVGEPADSLATDGPVPNNEQAEEKTSASKVSRGVLDFSSGSEEDEEEQGLKRKASSPSAMDGNGGGNAVTGPGRMSLLQHGFSRLLERLKGKPELAEGDSSPAVDESPSEEEAEDQKMESTSSGIAKNSKTRNRTACFPKLGPKTWDFSSSSDGEDPDNRDKKGQERFPLLRKSHDVRKTEDRKGRANEKTPVAEESYEKATWNKNKPNKLKTPVPKVSRFEGYSDESDDLAVEAKTWPRRDALNSHGRRGRERPDRNRKRQSAGVRDEARLKYTEDIETFTSSDDEHTPVKKGRATGSRFTSPPTERSRDESAKYSFTNLKNRTSPAGRDGTIDSVLGGVREVAYTHSNQRVVGGSKAEERISRAAARDVFESKMYSQLPANQLIGTQESLSASPPASPPRPPPPVRAQKPSVDHPVAFFSKSVHRTGHATIIIGETPRAICRQQLEEMAEQFKFPSVHQFAVEILRGNSTRRLAWLREFYTSLNLPDLADTVTNNFPQTSSSTVTSPTAFSTTAKSRAHTRTPRKDVPKPKHTEKNPEPKTKPEPSRGVSVPRKKSRHPQNEDPEPQAKHRVPQNDVQKRQKFAKKNLLKPLSDVMSLESETACSARGHKRTERGSVSGSGGLGLDRASSSGLGSGKAAAFHNCTDRRIPSSADLSHGRSATLTKPAAQEGEKDPKTSSRTSEPFQGQRANSQTPPPPQRATSTSGRRSLLTDLIGDTSILDDLLKPKPRGAQRWGTAKSPPAYFTAPSPSRVALDTGSGSAGLTDSHRKHQVVPKGSRKDFWDILIEGNEESINRLTDPAEVQRVCINTNFAARGRSEEEERKSLWKTNDKFLWKK; this is encoded by the exons ATGGACTG GGCCATACCTGGTTGTCTTGGCAACTTGGGAAATTTCAAGAACACGTTTTCGGATCCGATTGAGCAAGGGCAGAGGCACAGTGCAACCAAACGTGTCCTAGCGACAGGGAGGAAGACCGCCAGGGCCCTGGTGAAGAAGATCTCCTGCTCGTTCCTCAGAAGGACGAAAGCTCTCATCAGGGAACAACTGCCGAAAAAAGACGACAGG GTGGTGTATTGCTCTCTGACAGACTTTCAGGAGACTGTGTATCGGACGGTGCTGGACACTGAAGACGTGACGTTAATGCTGAGGTCTTCAGAGAAATGCGACTGTCAAAGCGGACGCACCCGCGGCAGATGCTGCTATAAA ACAAATGCGGCAGGTGTGCAAATGAAGGGGCTGTACTTCAGTTATTTGGCCATATTGAGGAAGGTTGCCAACCACACAGCACTGCTTCAGTCCACGGCAGGCTCCAGCAAGAACCAG GAGAAGTACGTGGGGGCCATCTGTGAGAAGGTTTTCCAGAAGTTTCCGGACTTTTTGCAGAGACGCAAAGACGAAGCATTTGAAGCTTTGTCGGACCCGATGTACAGTGGAAAGATGAAG GTTTTGCAGAAGCTGCTGACATTTTACCTGCAAAGAAGAGATAAAGTgcttattttttctctctcaaccAAG CTGTTGGATGTGCTGGAGAGCTACTGCATGGCAGAGGGGCTGGACTACAGCAGGTTGGACGGAGCCACCAAAGCCAAAGACAGAGTCCAGATTGTCAAAGAGTTCAACAGCTCCGGTCACATCAACCTCTGCCTGGTTTCCACCAT GGCGGGTGGTCTCGGTCTTAACTTCGTCGGGGCCAATGTGGTCGTGCTCTTCGACCCCACGTGGAACCCGGCCAATGACCTTCAAGCGATCGACAG GGCGTATCGTATTGGCCAGTGCAGGGACGTGACTGTTCTCAGGCTGATCTCATTGGGGACTGTGGAGGAGGTCATCTACCTCAGACAAGTGTACAAACAG CAATTGCAATGTTCCGTTATGGACAAGGAGAGTTCGCGGCGGTACTTTGAGGCGGTGCAGGGCCGCGGTGTCCACAAGGGGGAGCTGTTTGGGATCAACAACCTCTTCCGGCTGCAGACCAAAGGGACATGCCTGACCCGCAAGATACTGGAG CGAGAAGGACGAGTGGAGGCCGGCGTGATGACCAGCCGCACGCACACGGGCgaagagaaggaggcggagACGGAGGCAGTTGGC GAACCTGCAGACTCTCTGGCTACAGACGGCCCAGTGCCGAATAATGAGCAAGCCGAGGAGAAGACGAGTGCATCGAAGGTCTCCAGAGGGGTGTTGGACTTCAGCAGTGGGagtgaagaggatgaggaagagcagGGTCTGAAGAGGAAGGCGTCAAGCCCCAGTGCAATGGACGGCAACGGGGGTGGGAATGCTGTAACGGGTCCTGGTCGAATGAGTCTCCTCCAGCACGGTTTCTCCAGGCTCCTCGAAAGGCTCAAAGGAAAACCAGAGTTGGCAGAAGGGGACAGTAGTCCGGCTGTCGATGAAAGCCCCTCAGAGGAAGAAGCTGAGGATCAAAAGATGGAGAGTACCTCCTCTGGCATCGCCAAGAACTCCAAAACTAGAAATCGCACAGCCTGTTTCCCTAAATTGGGACCCAAAACGTGGGACTTCTCTAGCAGTTCAGACGGAGAAGACCCGGACAATAGAGATAAGAAGGGACAAGAGAGGTTTCCTCTGTTAAGAAAAAGTCATGATGTAAGAAAGACGGAGGACCGTAAAGGGCGGGCAAATGAGAAAACTCCAGTGGCCGAGGAAAGTTATGAAAAAGCCACATGGAACAAAAATAAACCTAACAAGCTCAAAACTCCAGTTCCAAAAGTGAGCCGCTTTGAGGGCTACTCCGATGAATCTGACGACTTGGCCGTGGAGGCAAAGACGTGGCCCAGGAGGGACGCTTTGAATTCACATGGTCGCCGCGGGAGAGAAAGGCCCGACCGCAACAGAAAGAGGCAAAGCGCTGGCGTTCGAGACGAGGCCAGATTGAAATACACAGAAGACATCGAGACGTTCACGTCTTCAGACGACGAACACACCCCGGTGAAGAAGGGGAGAGCGACGGGAAGTCGCTTCACATCGCCGCCGACGGAAAGATCCCGAGATGAGTCGGCGAAATATTCATTTACAAATCTAAAGAATCGGACGTCCCCCGCGGGAAGGGATGGAACTATCGACAGTGTGCTGG ggggCGTACGCGAGGTGGCGTACACCCACTCTAACCAGCGCGTGGTGGGCGGCAGCAAAGCGGAGGAGAGGATCAGCAGAGCAGCTGCGCGAGACGTGTTTGAGAGCAAGATGTACTCCCAGCTGCCGGCCAATCAGCTTATAGGCACCCAAGAG AGCTTGTCGGCGAGCCCACCAGCCAGTCCGccgcgccccccccctcctgtcagAGCGCAGAAGCCCAGCGTGGACCATCCGGTCGCCTTCTTCAGCAAGAGTGTGCACCGCACCGGACACGCCACCATCATCATCGGAGAGACTCCCCGGGCCATATGCAG gcagcagctggaggaaatgGCAGAGCAGTTCAAATTCCCCTCAGTCCACCAGTTTGCAGTGGAGATTCTGAGAGGAAACTCAACCCGGAGACTGGCCTGGCTACGGGAGTTTTACACTTCACTGAACCTTCCTGACCTGGCCGACACCGTCACAAACAACTTCCCACAGACCTCCTCTTCAACTGTTACCTCCCCGACAGCCTTCAGCACCACCGCAAAGTCTCGCGCGCATACCCGAACCCCACGGAAGGATGTTCCAAAGCCTAAACACACCGAGAAGAATCCCGAACCCAAAACTAAGCCTGAACCCTCGCGCGGTGTTTCCGTGCCACGGAAGAAATCTCGCCACCCACAGAATGAGGATCCCGAACCCCAGGCGAAGCACAGAGTACCACAAAATGATGTTCAGAAACGGCAAAAGTTCGCGAAAAAGAATTTGCTAAAACCTCTAAGTGATGTTATGAGCCTCGAGTCCGAGACGGCCTGCAGTGCCAGAGGACAtaagaggacagagaggggtaGTGTTTCTGGTTCTGGTGGTCTTGGCTTGGATCGGGCCAGCAGCAGTGGTCTGGGGTCTGGGAAGGCCGCAGCTTTCCACAACTGCACAGACAGACGAATCCCTTCTTCTGCGGACCTCAGCCACGGCAGGTCCGCCACATTAACCAAACCCGCAGCACAGGAAGGGGAGAAAGACCCGAAGACGTCCTCCAGGACTAGTGAACCCTTTCAGGGCCAGAGAGCGAATTCTcagacgcctcctcctcctcaacggGCCACGTCCACCTCCGGTCGTCGTTCCCTCCTCACAGATCTGATAGGGGACACGTCGATCCTCGACGATCTGTTAAAACCCAAACCCAGGGGCGCGCAACGATGGGGTACCGCGAAATCGCCCCCCGCGTACTTCACGGCCCCTTCTCCATCCAGAGTCGCTCTCGATACCGGTTCTGGTTCCGCAGGCCTCACAGACTCTCACCGCAAACACCAGGTGGTACCGAAGGGCAGTCGCAAAGACTTCTGGGATATCCTGATCGAGGGTAATGAGGAGAGCATCAACCGGTTGACGGACCCGGCGGAAGTGCAGAGGGTTTGCATCAACACAAACTTTGCAGCTCGGGGTCGGtccgaagaagaggagaggaagagtctCTGGAAGACGAACGACAAGTTCCTGTGGAAGAAGTGA